The genomic stretch tcggaGGATCCGGGTTGTCCGCCCCATTAGTGTACTAGCCAGGCGTGACACCAAGGAAGCGCTTGTGGGCAGAAGGCCTCGTAGCTCCAGGAAAAGGCGAAGACACCCGGGCCGTGCCCTTCGCTACCCCACTGCTCGCTGCAGCTCCTGATGCGGTGACCTCGGTGGAGAGAGGACGCGGCCAGAGTTGGCGCTGGAGGCTAAGGCGCAGTGACATTGAGGCGTTGTTGGCTGCGCTGTGAGAGTGGAGCGCAAACTCCCAGGTCACTCACCTGAACGTGGCAAGGAAACCAGTAGGAACCCAGTCTTGGCAGGGCACCCGCTTCCTCCCTCCTGtgtaacaccccccccccccagttcaaCGTCCCCACGAGACAAACCACTATAAAGACCCATTAAATGGGGTGTgttttaaagtgaaaataatttgatgttttgagggagagagaaaaaatacaacAACCTGACCCAAGACAAGATTGGACAAGCAAAGGTAACATTTCCTAGGACAGGGGAGAAAGAAACTGAAGAGTTTCCACTCTcattcattgtttccaatttccaGGCACGGCTCTGGAGGGAGTTTCCAGGTTGTTTTTCTGGGCTTCAGAAATCAATGCGTTTTGAAAAGTCCCTGATGTGTCATCCTGAAGAGTGGatgagagaggcagaaagtggAGGCGAGGGAAGCTCACGCTTTCGACCGAGAGTCTGGCCCAGCAGGGGTGTCCCTGGCCGGGTTGTGAACTTGGTTTTTCACCAATGACTGGCCCAGCATCCTGCCTGTAGTTGTGCAAACACGGTTTTATGTAAACTCTTTCCTTTCCAGATATTGAGTGGGGTTCTCTTGCCTCCCTATTCCAGGGTGATTTGGTCACAGAGGACCCTGAAATCTCACAGGGTGGCATCCAGAGGACAAGGGAAGCCTccacacccccctcccccggaaTTGCCAAGGGGGAAGGGTCGCTGACTGTAGGAGGCATTTTGCTCCTAAAGGGGTTAGTCACTGCAATAGTCGGAATTGCAATAAATGAAGTTAGAAAGGAGGCAAATGGAGGACATCCCcctcaccagttttttttttttttaagtgcttatAATGGGAAAAGGCATGCTTTTTGCAAGTTGAAATTGAACTTCATTTGGTATTCTCCAGTCCATCTGTCTTGCCAGAATGGTGGCTGGGGTGGAAAGCGAGGTGAGGGCTGCGGTCGGAGCTATGCAGTTTCACTGAGCAGATCAGGACTGGGAGCAAAAAACCCAGAAACGCTGCTGGAAACACTAGGTCCGCCAAACTTAACCACCTGGCAGAATAAAACATAAGCTTTAAAGTAATTGGTTGCTCAGTGCTGTTTGGCTACCCTGAATAGCATCACGGGTAGAAAACTAGCATAATTGGTTGCTCAGTTTTTCCTGTCTCCCTAAATGGACTTTCTTTTCAAACAGGAAAGGTGTGACATCTTTTTTGTGTTACTTCATTTTCTTTCGTTCTTATGAGTAACTATTGATGTCAATGATTTCCCCGATTtgggtagattttttttcccaaattttgTCATGATTTAATTACCTGTTTTGCTCAAGGTAGCTTTAAAATAATCACCCTTGTGCATGTAACTGTATCAAGTCATTAGGCATAATCTTCATTTCATTCACTTAGAAAACAAACTTTGCAGCAATGCAAATAAACAATGTTGATTTTTGAGcgcaaaatattttaataatttattacatATCAATTAAATAATTTAAGCAATTTCATGTTTCAAAGCGATTTTTCCTCCTCAGATACTGAGGCATCGCATtaaaatacattatagtgaaatgCTTTACAATATTACAGCTAAACCAATAGAAAACCAATTGATCTTGGGGAAAGGTTAATGAATTTGGGGGACGGGTTACTACTTTGGTCCGCATGGAAAGGAATTTGTATTGATCGTGACAGTTTTCCGCAAagaaatttaataataattttcaagGGATGGAAACCCAGTTTTAAAATGCTCCAACCCCAAAGTTGTAGCCCCTCGGGGGTTCTTTTTTTGTTGAGGTTCATTCACATTTGTTAGGTTCTTGAGGAAAAGCATGCTTTTTATACTTTCAGAGGAACCAGTCAGGTACGCAGCCTTCAGAAACGGAAAACGGAAGAACGCTCGCAGCCGTGCTTGTTTTGACCTCTCCACCCACGTTAATTTTCACCTCTGTGCGCGCAGAGAGCACAATGGAAATTAACATTTTATCTTTGATTTAAATATTGGAGGAACGCAGCCGCCGCCGCGCACCATCGCGGTGTTGTTGCATTTCTCTGACTTCAAtcttttcctcctccccttctATCTGTGGTTGTCTTCCCCTTCCGCACGTTAACGGCGCTCCCTGGATGCAAAATGAAAGGAACAAACGGAGCTGGGCTGCTCGGCTATTCACCCCCCAAACCCTGCAAGTGTTTATTACGAAAGGGGTGTGCTTGGTGGCGTCCTCAGTGGCTCACAGGGGCCTCAGGAGCCTACACTCGGGCCAGGAGCGAGGTTTTCCCCCTCCTCGCTCACTCCCTCCCGCCTTCTCACTCCGcagacccctcccccaccccggacCAAATTCCTCCATAAAGAAAGTCCGTGGTGTTGACGgggcgggggttgggggtggtgggCGATGAGGGTCAGGCTGAGCGGTCAGCATCCACCTTCCAACTCTTTTCCGGGAGCGTTCAAAGTGGAAAATTAGGGAAACACCAAGGCTCCTGGGCAGAAAGCGGGGTGGGGGGAGTTCGCGGGAGGCAGCGCGTTCCGGGAGGGTCCCCGCACTCTCTCCAAAACACAGATGTTTTCCTCCTGGCCCGGGGGCGCCAGCGCCCCGGCCCCGGGCGTTCCGGGGTTTGTGTGTCCGGGTTTCCGAGGAAGGGATTACGCAGCGGGAGCGGCTGCCGCTGTGCGGGCCGCTGGGGCCGCAGGAGCGGTAACGAGACGCCTGGCCTTCTTTGTTGACTTTTAGGTCTCGGGCTCAACAGAAGATTTATTCGCTAGGAGGGGGAAAATGGTCAAACAATGAAGAACTAACTGCACTTGTCACCTCGAGATGCTTGCGGTCCTGCTCGGCCCCCATTCCCCCGGCAACCAGCCTCCCTGGCCCCCGAGCCGCGAGCGTCGTGACGCGCGGGTCCCAGATCTTCTGGCCTAGGGCTGGTGGAATGCGGGCGTTCTGAGACTTGCGGGAGAGGCCCACGAGGCACGAGCTCCGCTCTTTTTGCGCCCAGGCAACATCCGCTCCCCGCGACGCACGTTTCTGGTTTCCCAGGCGGGTCAACGGAGTGGCGGCCGTCAGCCTGGGGCGAAGCGCCAGGCTTCTGGCaaacccagaactccaccaaGTGTCAGAGAAAGAACTCAGATCCTCTTGTTTCCGCGGGGTAGGGTGGGGGAGTACAATATTGACCACGCACGGGACAGAAGGAAGGGGACATCACGGAGGGGACTGCGTAAAAAGACGCTTTAGATTCAGTGCGGCACGCACTCGCGTGAGTTCGAGTTCGAATTTACCAAGGTTTGTGTACTCGCTCCTTATGCATGAAAAACCGTTGACAAGGAAAGCTCTTCTCTCAGGGATTTTAACGCCTTTCTTAGGGTTCCAATTTAGGTTTTGAAATAACTCAGGCCAGTAAGTCTCCTTCCTTTGCTCTTTGATTAGCAGAAATGAGTGGGGGCTTGGGATTTCTGAATTTTTCTCAAGTGCTGCATGAAACCCCTTCTCTCATCTGCGCTGGCAATTACGTGATAATTAAGGGACTCacagggttttgttgttgttgttgttgttaagtctCTTTTGCGGGGTGGAGGAGAGCGGTCAAAGCAAAGGTGGTCCAAGTTCAAGCCCTGGTGAGGATGGAGTTGGTACTGGAAGGCGCGAGGCAGGGCAGCCTCGGCGCGGGCTGATGTTGTTACAGTCGTTGTCAATCCGAACAAGATTCACAAAGAAACAGGTGGACTGGAAAGTGAGCCTGCTATCAAAGGAGATTAATGATTTCGTGATCCTGTgcaactggggggggggggtgtgaagCTGCATTTCAAAGCTTCCCAGAAGGCAAACAAGCTTTAAGTTCCTAGGGACAATGTTtttagaaacaaattaaaaaaaaaaaaatctctacaaaGCACAAACTAGCAGCTCCCCAGAACCATCTTAATGGTGCAACGCTTTCCCCTCAGCTGCAGAGTATTAAGTCTCCCCCGCCCGTCCCCACCAGAGCTGCAGGGATGGCTAGCCTGTGTTTCTCTTCGAAGAAACGACTTCAAGAGTGTAGTGTAGACAACTTAATTTTAGCAGCCAGCAGCTGTTATTTTATTCTTACTGGGATGGTTCATGGATTGGAGGAGTGGGAAATAGATGAATAATATTTGAGTCTGTAGTGGAAAAACTCAAAAGAAACATAAGACTTTAAGATCATGTATAGAGAGGAAGCTATTACTGAGAACAAAGATTTTCAAACTCTCAATTCctggaaaattaaaatgtttatctaCTCATTTAGTTGATTTACTTTCACTACTTTTCACCAGTTcatttaaatcagaaaaaaaaagcgcCCATGTTGCTTTGGActgtttttctcatttatatTACATTCCAGCATTCTAAAAAATATGTTCATAatctccacttttgattcaattAAGGAAAACTGCAGaaatccttttgtttttgttaacatttgatttatttaaagTTCTTAACTGCAAATGATCAAGAACATATTCCACGGCTTTAAATCTgtcattatttttgttatttaaatcaaaatattttaattacaatCACACTGATAAAATTAACATCTTAATTTGTAATTTAAACCATCAGTTAAAGCAATTTGGGCtgtaaagaaacagaaataaaccaTGCAATAAATTAACATtgagaaagcaagaaaggaatAATAATGAAACCCGTCTGGCTATGCTAACACCACGTCCAACTGTGGAAAGTGCGTTAACACCGGATGAGACAAGCACACGATGGCAATAATTAAAATGGCCACAATCGATTTCAGAATCTTGGATCAAATTTTGAAACACGGCTCCTCACTACTTCTCTCTCTTCAAATATAATAATATGGCCtttttgtctgaaaaaaaaaaagttctttcaaCGGTATACACTGAAGCTAATTTTACACATTATATGACCTCAGAATGACATGACCACGGCCCTCTGCAAGGTGCAGAGTTCCCCAGGAGGGTAACTCCTGTAAGGGCAAGAAGGGTTAGGGGTCCTGTAACTTCTTGGTCAGGCAACTCTTGACAAAGTAGCAGGTATACCACCAACTAGTCCCTCTCCATGTTATGTTAATACAGGGAGGCTGTCCACAAAGGTGGACACAAGGTATGTGCCTTTCCTTTAAAGACACCTGCTATCCGGAGGGACCAGAAATgttaagctgaaaaaaaaaatggctctggTGTTTGCAAtgtttctctcttgctgtgtAGCAGCACTGTTGTCTGTCCATTCTTTCAACAGTCCCTGGCGTCTACTTGCTTTTTGCTTTGCTTCAATTCTTACGGTTTAAGAGTATTGCCACAGACCTGTAAACTCGTGTGTGTATGGAAGGAAGTCAGGTAGGAAGGGGGGATAACACAAATATTTTACAAACTTgaccattttttcttattttttttcccctttaaataaGCCCTGTCCAGACTAAAATCTGTCTGGAGGggaaggtgggaggaagggaagaagtcCAAGAAGGAGGAgaatgatatatatttatatatatacacactcgtGGATCATTCAGCTTCGCAGGGGAAAAATGGTTGCTTTGGGGGTTGGTTGGTTTTGTCATAATCTACACAACGAGCTTTGAATACAATAATAAAGTAACAGTCCTTTGCACTGGGGGAACGACTGTGCACGAGAAACAACATGAAAGTATTTGTTGGGATTTTATTAAGCTGTTTGCAGTTTGGTGTGTGTGGTTCTGTtcgctgtttttttttctttctttctttctttcttttcttttctttttttccttcctctcctgctaCCAGCTTGGTCTCGCCAGACAAACCCCAAGTCCCGAGAGCTAGGAAGTGTTTAGGACGGGTCTGGAATACACACCTTGGTAATAGGCTGGCTCCAGGGCGGAGGGCTCGATGGGGCTCCTGGTGGCCACCGAGGCGCTGCCCAGCGGCAGGCTGGCCGGCAGCGCGGCGCCGTAGGGTGAGTACTGCAGGGCCTGCTCGTAGGCCTTGAAGTCCAGCTTGTGTTGCTGCTCCGAGGACGACATGAGGTTATTGATGGAGAAAGGGTGGTTGAAGGAGTAATGGGGATCCCCTTtcaggtgcagctgggactcgtGGGGGGCCAGGCCGTGCGCCGGGTGGGAGGGGGGCACCGAGGCCAGCGTCCCGGGCCCGGAGCTGATCGGGGGCGCGGACGAGGAGGCTGGAGTCTTCAACTCCGAGGCGCCCCCTGTCGCCGCCGCAGCCCCGCTGTGGTCCAGAGTCTGGGGGCTGGCGGCGGGCCCGGGGGCGGGCGCGCCCTCTAGCTGGCCGGCCTTCCCGTGCACTCCCCGATGAAGGGGCGAGTCGGCGCCCGGGTGAGCCGCACTCGAGGGGTCCTTGCGGCTCTCAGGGCCGCCCTTggggccgccgccgccggccccgggCTGCTTCTCGCACTTGAAGCGCTTCTGGCGGCGCAAGTAGCAGCCGTTCTCAAACATGTTGCCGGAGTCGGGGTGCAGCGTCCAGTAGGAGCCCTTGCCCGGCTTGTCCGGGGAGCGCGCCACCTTGACGAAGCAGTCGTTGAAGGAGAGCGAGTGGCGGATGGAGTTCTGCCAGCGCTGCTGGTTCTGCCTGTAGTAGGGAAAGAGGTCCATGATCCACTGGTAGATCTCGCTCAGCGTGAGCATCTTGCTGGGCGCCTGCTGGATGGCCATGGTGATGAGCGAGATGTACGAGTAGGGCGGCTTGGCGTGCGGGTAGCTGCGCTTGAACGTCTTGGCGTCGCCGCCGCCCCCCGCGCGGCTGCGCCCCAGGTTGGACGGGGCGTACGCCATGGGGCTCATGCACGGGTTCATGGCGGCCGCGTAGGGGCCCAGGCCGTTCATGGAGGCGGCGGGCTGCGCGCCCATGGCACCCATGCCGCCGGGGCTCAACGCCGTCCCCATGGCCGTCACGCCCGCCGCGGTCATGCTGTTCATAGCGCCCGCCGAGCCCGCAGGCATGCCGGCCACGGCGCCGGGACTCAGGCCGGCGGCGCCCAAGCCCGGGTTGGCGTAGGACATGTTGAAGGAAGCCGGCGTCATGTTGCCGCTGGTGGTCATGGTGTTCATGGTCATGTAGGTGTTCATGGAGTTCATGGCGCCCAGGCCCGAGTTCATGTTGCTGACCGGGACGGAGGAGTAGGCCTGGAGCAGAAACAGCGAGCCAAGAGGCCCCGAAGGGCGGCGTTAGAGGAGGGCGCAGAGCCGgctaggggtgggggagggagtggggggcGAACCCGGGGCGGGCGGGCGTGAGGGGTGGAGTGGGCGAGTGAGCGAGCGCGACTTGCCCAGCGCGGACCCCATCCCCCAGTGCGCGCACACACAGGTACTCTCACGCGCGGGGCAGTGGGCTGGGAGTTCTTCCCAGGCCGAGGAAAGACGTGTTGCACCGCAGGGGGAAAATCCTAGCTCGGCAGGCATAAAAGACCCAGGGCTCACAGAAAACGTGTCCCCGGGAAGCTGTGTAATCGCCATACAAGCCAAGCTCGGTGGCTGGCTTCCCGCCCTTCGCtgcactgcctgctgcctgcaagTCAACTCGGCAAAGCgtcttcttttttgggggggtggggggagacacGCAAATGTTCTTAAAAGTGGGCGTTCACTTTGTCCTGAGGGCGCACTGGGTCGGCAGGGTGGGCCCCGCGCCTGCCAGCCTGCCAGGCCGCGGCTGCGAGGTGCCAGGTGGCTGTGAGGGGAGCTCCCTGGCACAGCAGATACGCAGCCATCTGAGTCCGGGACCGCTTATTTCCCAACAACTTGATGGCCTCGGCGGTTTTAGGGAGTTTTGGTTTGGGGGGTGGTGGTTAAACAATGACTTGCGGTTGATTATTCTATTTGGAAGTAGAGTGCTGCACCTTGTAGCAACCATAATATTAAGGGGTCGCCAAGACGGAAGTTAAGTTTTGGAGGCTAAAACTCAAAACAGATCCACACAACAAGGGGGCTGAAAAGGGAGTCTAAGGAACAGGAGTCTTCCGCCTGCGTTTCGGTGGGCACTACAGGTGCACCCCTGCGGCCATTCAAAAACCAGCTTGGGGTTGATAAGGACGCCCAGTCCCTCCGCCTTGGAAAATGTATTGAAATAATCTTCCTTTCCCCCACTCCCTGCATACGGATATATCCCCCCGCTGACCATTTTAAAGCTGGGCCTTTGAAACTACCGGAGTAGTTCCCAATATTTTTCAAGTCTCCCATATCAAACTCTGTTTTCTTCACCTGCTACtccactccattctggtgctcaggtttgaaagaaaagcaagttCTTTCATGAGAGGCCTTAGTGGACTGGTGGGAAGCGGTGGCTGCACCCACGTGAAACACCTGGCAGAGTTGGGGAGTGCCGGGGGAAACTCAGAGGAAGCACatggtgtttttaaaaaacacacgTTCCCAAAGACATTACGAACTATTCCTCTGATAATATAATAAGGAGATGATGCCTTCCACGGATTCCCATCAGCAACCACGACTTCGTTTGAAAACAGAAGCGGTGAGCAGCAAGCACCCTGTAAGTTACCCATGCAAATACACTCAGAGGTAGGTACAAGAGAAATCTATAAACCAACTGCCTTGAGAATATTTTCCGATTTTGTGCCTTCCCCCCCCGCCCACGTCTTAAAGTATTTTCTACTTGGGCgtttattttctcttcctcttctcaggATTATTCAAGGCACTCTCTCTTTTCAATGATGCTAATTAAACTTTTTTTGgcggaggaggagagagagaggtaatgGCCAGCATCCCCCCCACAAAAACACTTTTAATAGGTGGGAGTCCTGCTTGTACCTGGTTGCTTCGCAGTTCTTCTGTGAGCATTGTAAAATAAACCCCATGAACGTGCCACCAAGGGGACAATGAAGGGAAACAGGTTCTTGGCCGAGTTCTGGAAAAAAGGATTCGGCTCGCACCAGCGCCACCCAGCGGTTCCAGAGACGAATGAACACGCTTCTTCCCCAAGCCCGGCTTTTGAAGAACAAGTTTTATAAAACGCAGGGATCCTTTCACTGTTCCAACCCCCAGGTTAGAGACCGAGCATTCACCCCACAGGATGAGTGCGTGTTACACGGCGGCACTGCCCTGGAGTTCTAAGTTGCCTCCGCCCGCCCGCCCTGGCCTCCCCGATCCGGCGGCTCCCGTTCTCCCCCAGCAAGCGCCAAGTACTTCCCAGAGCGGTGCGTTCCAGCCCTGAGTTTCCTCAAACTCTCCGGACCCACAAGAGGGCCCGCGGCGCACTGTTCCCGACCCGGCCACCGAAAAACGTAGCCCGGGGCTTGGCAGCgacgccccctccccgccccagccTGCCCACCAAGCCCCCCGCCGCTGCCCCTGCCCAGCGCCCACTTGGACCCCCGGCCTCCCCGGACCTGGGCTCTGGGCGCACCGCCTCTCACCTCCTGCGTGTCCGCGTAGTAGCTGTTCCAGTCGCTGCTCTCATGCCCTTCCATCTTCACAGTCCCTAACATCCTGGAGCCACCCTACCCGTTGCAACCATCCAGCCCAGTGCGAGGCGACGGGCGGCCGCGCGGCGCGCGGGGGAGGGGAGCCGAGGAGCTGCAGTCACCCGAGCGCCGGCGCCGGCCCAACGCCACCCCTGGGAGGAGGGAGCCCGGCGCTGCGGGGCGCGGCGtgcgcggtggcggcggcggtggcggcgcggcgggcgggggcAGCACCGGGGGCAGGCGGCTGCCGCGGAGCGCGGCGCCGGGGAGCGCCTCGGCGGGAACTGAGCGGGCGGCCTCTGCAAGGCGAGTGCAGTTGAGCTGATGTGGATCTTACGTCGCTCGAGTGCCCACCTCCTCGTCCTCTCCCCATTTGTCCGCAGCACAAAGACGCTCGCACCTACAAAGCCCGAGGTGCACCTGCGAGGCGGCCGCCCGCCAGTCCGGCCCGACGCGCGCCTCCCGCCCCGCCGCGCCGCGCCTCCGCCGCCACCACAGCCACCGCCGTCGCGCGCGCCCCTCCCGCCGCGCCCCCTCGccagccctccctccccgccccccaaacGCGGCCCTCACTTTGTGTTTGCAAAGCAGTGTAATTGGTTTACCCGGAGGAGGCCAGGGAAAAAGGGGGGAACTGCgtggtgctggtggtgctggGGTGTAAGCCCCcgtttggaaaaagaaaaaaaaaagcagaagaaaaaaaaataggcggGGCGGACGGGCAGGCCAGGACTTTGGATGGGAACCGCGTAGCTGGAGAAAGGCCGGAGCTTAGGGACCGTGCGGGCTCAGACTCCAGGGCCCCACACCCGGCGCGCGGGAGACCCTGCGGAAAGGACTGAGCCCCCGCGCTGCGCCCCACCCCGTctgtccctgcctcccccacTTTCCTGATCCCTGACCCCAAAGTTCAGTCCCCGGGGATTAGAGGATGCAGGCTTTAGTTTTCTTCTCCCTCCTGTACTGGGAAAGGGGGGGAAAGGCCCCGTTTTGACCTCGTCACTAAAAACCCGGTCGTCTGAGTCAACCTAACCGAGTGACGTTGGGGCCGACGCAGGCTCCCGGCTGGCAAGGCGAAGGCGCTGCCACGGAACTCGTACCTGCGGCGGTACGAGCAGGTGAGTCACTGCACCGTTTCATATCTTTAtgacataactttttttttttccgcccGGGCAGCTCTGCTCCCCTTGTCATCTGTAGCGATCGTGAAGAGGAAGAGGCTGAGAGCAGATGTCTGTGTGATAGGGCAGGCGGATCCGAGGCGGGACGGCCTCCCTCCGCGGGGCTCCTCCTCCCGCCCCCCTTCGGTAGCTTGGCCGACCGAGCGGGAGGAGACCGTCTGGTTTCTGATAGGGAAAGGTCAGGGGGAGGGGACGTCTCCCTAAACGCGCGTCTGAGCTGGAAGAACCGCGAGCCACGAACCGGGGTGTGCGTCTGCCTGGCTCGCCGAGTGCCAGGCCCCGGAGCCAGGGGCGGGCTGGTGGCAGTGCGCTCCCCTCGGGTCCTAGACCTGGAGCCAGGATCTTGGCTGGCTCCGAATAGGTAATGGACGTCGGTGGGAAGGTTTCCCCTCCCCCATGCAAGAGCCTGTTAAGTAATGGAGTGCCCGCGCGTCCTGGGGAAGGGACTGGACGGTAGGCACAGAGTTGGCGACCGGTCTGGAGACAGTGCTGCATCTGAGCGTGCGTGTGGCTAAGTGTGTACCATACTGCCTCTGTAGGTCCACTGGGCTCCCCTAACAAGCAATGAACTAAAAATGCAAAGCCAGAGTCCACGACCTCTGCTTGCTttgcaaagtttaaaaaaagtcatcAATCCTATTTTTAACAAATGCGTTTTGACTTGCCTTCCTAACTGATTGCTGATttctcccccaaccccaaccGCTCCCTCGCTTTgttcttttaaatctttttttccttgaaatctGGCAAGAGAATCACGTTAAATCCTGGACCCAAACAAATCTCTTAAATCAGCAGGGGAGCAGAGGGTGAAGATGTGCAGTTAAGGacataaaaaagataaaagcatTGGATTACAATTCCTTTATAAAAAAGTGTGAAGGGGTGTGTTTGTGGAGGGGGAAGGACAAGTCACATTGTAAGGAAAGGAATGACTGAAATTAAATCCACCTGGCACTCAGTGGCGCAGGCGCCCTCTTTGAGCCGGCTCCGGTCACTGCCAGTCCGTCCTATCAGTTAGTGGAAATGTATCTCGCAATGTGTGTCAGCGACTAATTCTTTTGTTCAAAAGTTCCCATCAGTAGCGGGACCCGAGTTGCAAAGGACGCGGCTGCGGGGAACTTTCAGG from Ochotona princeps isolate mOchPri1 chromosome 6, mOchPri1.hap1, whole genome shotgun sequence encodes the following:
- the FOXA1 gene encoding hepatocyte nuclear factor 3-alpha, translated to MLGTVKMEGHESSDWNSYYADTQEAYSSVPVSNMNSGLGAMNSMNTYMTMNTMTTSGNMTPASFNMSYANPGLGAAGLSPGAVAGMPAGSAGAMNSMTAAGVTAMGTALSPGGMGAMGAQPAASMNGLGPYAAAMNPCMSPMAYAPSNLGRSRAGGGGDAKTFKRSYPHAKPPYSYISLITMAIQQAPSKMLTLSEIYQWIMDLFPYYRQNQQRWQNSIRHSLSFNDCFVKVARSPDKPGKGSYWTLHPDSGNMFENGCYLRRQKRFKCEKQPGAGGGGPKGGPESRKDPSSAAHPGADSPLHRGVHGKAGQLEGAPAPGPAASPQTLDHSGAAAATGGASELKTPASSSAPPISSGPGTLASVPPSHPAHGLAPHESQLHLKGDPHYSFNHPFSINNLMSSSEQQHKLDFKAYEQALQYSPYGAALPASLPLGSASVATRSPIEPSALEPAYYQGVYSRPVLNTS